In Cystobacter fuscus DSM 2262, the DNA window TGCGGTGAGGAAGGATGCAAGGCGTAACGGCACCGGGGAGCGGTGCACCAGCCCCCACCATGCCGAGCGGACTGTGTCGCGAAGGAGAATGGCGCGCACGACCCGTACAACGCCAAGCCGCTCTGTCATCAGCACGCGCCGGACTCGTGCGCGCCTGCGCTCGGAACCGGTGACGCTTTCCATCATCCGGTCAACGACGGGCTTGTGGCGCTCCTCCAGCTTCGCAGTGAGCAGCCCCGCCAGCCCCCGCAGCGGCAGTGTGCGGCGAATGCCAAGGACGTCGATGACAACCGCCTTGCCTCGCGAGGTTCTGGCGAGGAGTACGAAAGCCAGCCCATCTGGGTGCGCTACCCGGAGCAGCGCTGGGGGCGACCTTCGAAGGAAGTCCTCGAGTTCTCTATACGTCGTTTCAACCTCAAGGGTCTCCAACTGGAGCTGGTCGGCAGTGCGCACAAGCCACGCACGGAACATCTCCTCAGGTACGATGGGCAAGCGAGCGTCTGGATTGGGAAGCCTCACCAACCGCTGGCTCAGCGAGGTGGTTGCGAGAAGCAACTCAAACCCCTCGCCGAGCCTCGAAAGAGGCCAGAGTAGCTTGGACGCGAGCTCACTCATCAGTCTTGCCTTCCTCGAAGCGGCCGTCAGTCAACCGGATGCGCCGCCACTGCTCAGCCTCCCAGAATTCCGATCGCAGTTCCCGCTCGGCATGGAAGAGCCGCGAGTAGCGGGATTGGCTGTTCAGAAGCCTCTCAGGAAGCCCGTCCTCGACTATCCGGCCACCCTCCACGACCAGCACGCGTGGGAAGCTGGTCGTGTCCTGGATATCGTGCGAAATGAACAGGAAAGTTGCGTCGCGCCAGAGCTCTCGTGCCTCCCTCAGCAGCGCGGCCCGCTTCTTCCGGTCGAGTCCACGGAACGGCTCGTCGAGAATCGCCAACTTCACCTGTGTCTTGGAGAACGCGCGGCCGATGCGAACTCGCTGCCCCTCACCTCCGGAGAGTAGCCCTCCGCCATCTCCTATCAGGGTCCTCAGGCCATGGGGCAGCCGCTCGAGCACCGGGTAGAGGTCGGCGCGCGCGAGCACCTCATCGAGTGCGCGACGGCCGTCCAGGGTGGAGCCGTAGGTGAGGTTCTCAAGCATCGTGCGATTCCAGAGCTGAGCGTTGGGATCGATCCACGCGGTCGAGCTCCGCAGTGCGCGCAGCCGCTCCTGCGTCAAGATGTTGCCGTCGATGAGGAGCGAGCCTTCCGCAGGAGGAAGAAATCCGAGGATGGCGCTGGCCAGGGTTGACTTGCCCGCTCCCGACGGACCAACAACAGCAATCTGCTCGCCTGGGCGAATGCTCAACTGTATCCGCTCCAGGAGCGTATGCCCTGAAGCCTTCACGGTGACTTCCCGAAACTCGATAGCGGTGCCGGGGTGCAACGGCATCTCCTGCGTAGGCTCGGCGGGCACGCCATTACAGCCGTTCGCGGTGTCTTCGAGCGCATCGAGCGGCTCAAGAATGCGGGTCACAAGATTCTTCTGTTCGGGATACCGCGAGAATTGAATGGCGAGGCCATGGCCATAGCCTGGGAGCGAGAGCGCCCAGTACACGAGCAGTAGCGCGGGTCCCAGCTCACGTGACTGTTGCAGGTAGACCGCGACCAGCACCAGGGAGATGGCAAGTCCTAGGAGCCCTTGCATGCCTGTCAGCGACACCGAGGAACGCAGAAGGTCCTTGTAGGCCCTTGCCCACTCGGTAAGGTGGTGCTCGTATTCTTTCGCCAGCGCCCGTTCGCCGCTGTGCGCCTTGAGCGGCACGAGCCCGAGGAGCGCATCCAGGTAGTGGCGCACCAGGATCGATGAGCGATTTTTGAGCCGGAGGTCCCGTTCGCTGAAGGCCCGTTGAAAGAACGGCGGCGTCACAATCAGCATGAGTACGCCCAGAAGCGCTATCCACCCGCTCCGCGCATCGAGCCAGTAGATGGCTGCGGTGGTCGCCAGCATCGCTATGAGGGCGTCGAGTACGCCGCGGCCGATCATCGGCAACTGACGGACCCGGTGGATGCTGTGCACTCGCTCAGCCATGTCAGAGGTCGGGCGGCTACGGAAATAACGGTCCTGTAGCTTCGGAATTTTGTCGAGGAATAGCGCACGCAGGTGAATCTCAAGGCGCCGTCCGATTCTCATCGAGCTGCCCACTAGGACGTACTCAAGCAACAACAGTGTGCTCATCAATCCGAGAAATCCACCGAGCATCATCAAGCGTTCGCGGGTTCCTCCGAGCGCCCTGGTGAGATCGAGAAAAGAGCGGGCGACGACGGCTTCAACGAGGGCCGCGATGGCAGCAACGGCGACGCCCACAGCCAGCAGGCCGAGCCGGCCAGTGCCGTCGCTCGAAAAGGTGTCCATCGCCATCTTGAGCGGTCGAAGCGGAGCCTCCTTCAACACCGCCTTCAGCTCGCGAGAGGCACCGGACTCCTTCGCCACATCGGTGCGGAGCCCGGCGATCTGCACGATCACCGCACCGGTGATAGATACGGCCGGCTCGCCGTCTTCGCTCTCCGACTGCGCTGGGCGAATGGTCCAGCAGTGCTCCGGAATGAGGTCGAACGCGCGCTCCGGGTTCGAGCTGGCCTCCTCGAAGTAGCGGGCGAACAGCTTTTCGGCTTCGGCTCCGCGCCTGATGCCGCCGGCCCGGCATAGGGTGTCGACAAGCCGCAGAGCCGCATCGAGCGCACCGAAGGTCTGGCCACTGGTGTCGCTCGCGCAGCGGCTCAGCCAGGCCTCCGGGTCGCGAATTCCAACACTTCGAAGCCGCTGGGCGAACGCGGGCGAGAAGCTGTCCTTCGCCCATTCGAACCATAGGGCGACCGGGATGTCCATCGTGTGG includes these proteins:
- a CDS encoding ATP-binding cassette domain-containing protein is translated as MKPRRSFFVPEVVQYSSTDCGPACIKSLLAGHGIQASYERLRDACQTDVDGTSIDTLEDVARGLGLNAMQRIVPIDHLLIPEAELLPSIVVLGSPDRSTHFTIAWSRQHRWIQIMNPASGRHWVTASSILSDVYRHTMDIPVALWFEWAKDSFSPAFAQRLRSVGIRDPEAWLSRCASDTSGQTFGALDAALRLVDTLCRAGGIRRGAEAEKLFARYFEEASSNPERAFDLIPEHCWTIRPAQSESEDGEPAVSITGAVIVQIAGLRTDVAKESGASRELKAVLKEAPLRPLKMAMDTFSSDGTGRLGLLAVGVAVAAIAALVEAVVARSFLDLTRALGGTRERLMMLGGFLGLMSTLLLLEYVLVGSSMRIGRRLEIHLRALFLDKIPKLQDRYFRSRPTSDMAERVHSIHRVRQLPMIGRGVLDALIAMLATTAAIYWLDARSGWIALLGVLMLIVTPPFFQRAFSERDLRLKNRSSILVRHYLDALLGLVPLKAHSGERALAKEYEHHLTEWARAYKDLLRSSVSLTGMQGLLGLAISLVLVAVYLQQSRELGPALLLVYWALSLPGYGHGLAIQFSRYPEQKNLVTRILEPLDALEDTANGCNGVPAEPTQEMPLHPGTAIEFREVTVKASGHTLLERIQLSIRPGEQIAVVGPSGAGKSTLASAILGFLPPAEGSLLIDGNILTQERLRALRSSTAWIDPNAQLWNRTMLENLTYGSTLDGRRALDEVLARADLYPVLERLPHGLRTLIGDGGGLLSGGEGQRVRIGRAFSKTQVKLAILDEPFRGLDRKKRAALLREARELWRDATFLFISHDIQDTTSFPRVLVVEGGRIVEDGLPERLLNSQSRYSRLFHAERELRSEFWEAEQWRRIRLTDGRFEEGKTDE